In Tursiops truncatus isolate mTurTru1 chromosome X, mTurTru1.mat.Y, whole genome shotgun sequence, the following proteins share a genomic window:
- the CHST7 gene encoding carbohydrate sulfotransferase 7 codes for MKGRRRRRRREYCKFALLLVLYTLVLLLVPSVLDGGRDGDKGAGHCPGLQRSLGVWSLEAAAAGEREQGAEERPATEEDAGRYPRSRGNLNGAVGEAASREKQHIYVHATWRTGSSFLGELFNQHPDVFYLYEPMWHLWQALYPGDAESLQGALRDMLRSLFRCDFSVLQLYAPPGDSAARAPDAANLTTAALFRWRTNKVICSPPLCPGAPRARAEVGLVEDAACERSCPPVALRALEAECRKYPVVVIKDVRLLDLGVLVPLLRDPGLNLKVVQLFRDPRAVHNSRLKSRQGLLRESIQVLRTRQRGDRFHRVLLAHGMGARPGGPSRALPAAPRADFFLTGALEVICEAWLRDLLFARGAPAWLRRRYLRLRYEDLVRQPRAQLRRLQRFAGLRALAALDAFALNMTRGAAYGADRPFHLSARDAREAVHAWRERLSREQVRQVEAACAPAMRLLAYPRSWEDGNAEPSEDEETPPETGAEGAT; via the coding sequence ATGAagggccggcggcggcggcgccgccGAGAGTACTGCAAGTTCGCGCTGCTGTTGGTGCTGTACACGCTGGTGCTGCTGCTCGTCCCCTCTGTCCTGGACGGCGGCCGCGACGGGGACAAGGGCGCTGGGCACTGCCCGGGCCTGCAGCGCAGCCTGGGAGTGTGGAGcctggaggcggcggcggcgggcgagCGCGAGCAGGGCGCCGAGGAGCGGCCCGCCACGGAGGAGGACGCGGGCCGGTACCCCAGGTCCCGGGGCAACCTCAACGGCGCCGTCGGGGAGGCGGCGTCTCGCGAAAAGCAACACATCTATGTGCACGCCACCTGGCGCACGGGCTCGTCGTTCCTGGGCGAGCTCTTTAACCAGCACCCGGACGTTTTCTACTTGTATGAGCCCATGTGGCATCTGTGGCAGGCGCTGTATCCGGGAGACGCCGAGAGCCTGCAGGGCGCGCTGCGCGACATGCTGCGCTCGCTCTTCCGCTGCGACTTCTCGGTGCTGCAGCTGTACGCGCCGCCGGGGGATTCCGCCGCGCGCGCCCCAGACGCGGCCAATCTCACCACGGCCGCCCTCTTTCGCTGGCGGACCAACAAGGTCATCTGCTCGCCGCCGCTGTGCCCCGGCGCGCCCCGGGCCCGCGCCGAGGTCGGCCTCGTCGAGGACGCCGCCTGCGAGCGCAGCTGCCCACCCGTGGCTCTCCGCGCCCTAGAGGCCGAGTGCCGCAAGTATCCGGTGGTGGTCATCAAGGACGTGCGCCTCCTCGACCTGGGCGTGCTGGTGCCCCTGCTGCGCGACCCCGGCCTCAACCTGAAGGTGGTGCAGCTTTTCCGCGACCCGCGGGCCGTGCACAACTCGCGCCTCAAGTCTCGGCAGGGGCTGCTGCGCGAGAGCATCCAAGTGCTGCGCACCCGCCAGAGGGGCGACCGCTTCCACCGCGTGCTGCTGGCGCACGGCATGGGCGCTCGACCCGGGGGCCCGTCCCGCGCACTACCCGCCGCCCCGCGCGCCGACTTCTTCCTGACCGGCGCGCTCGAGGTAATCTGCGAAGCCTGGTTGCGCGACCTGCTGTTCGCGCGCGGCGCGCCAGCCTGGCTACGGCGCCGCTACCTGAGGCTGCGCTACGAGGACCTGGTGCGGCAGCCGCGCGCCCAGCTGCGCCGCCTGCAGCGCTTCGCCGGGCTGCGCGCGCTCGCCGCGCTCGACGCCTTCGCGCTCAACATGACGCGCGGCGCGGCCTACGGCGCGGACCGGCCCTTCCACCTGTCGGCGCGCGATGCCCGCGAGGCCGTGCACGCCTGGCGCGAGCGCCTGAGCCGAGAGCAGGTGCGCCAGGTGGAGGCCGCATGCGCCCCAGCCATGCGCCTGCTGGCTTACCCTCGCAGCTGGGAAGACGGCAACGCCGAGCCGTCCGAGGACGAGGAGACGCCGCCGGAGACGGGGGCCGAAGGCGCCACGTAG